One Halosegnis longus DNA window includes the following coding sequences:
- a CDS encoding ATP-binding protein, giving the protein MTNEEGRARAGLVLVAVGLVLLAVSAYNTYENVAIRGDPMLPAAAELVVPLVAELALIGCGLWVYRRPGLRPYQREILTWTGVSALGVVVVIGWQVFLQQFLTGFQPIYILPSVLAIAAAIGAAAGVYASLQAGRRAELNEMRNQFRTLFDNVPDPVVGVSDDEKLTVQLVNPAFEEVLGMPETRIVDTNLAEHIVDRDTTSARFPRQTPTEEAWVAEDILVELNGRRRRLARLEAPFDGADSPAQTGYVLYVDVTDERMRTERLRVLTRILRHNIRNKMTVINGMAGSLGEDIASAKRQEQLDRLTQASRELTELAEQARNIDELVTEAEERPVDLAETLRKVVDGLREQHPEVTFSLDELTPATVTATAALPAGIEAIVQNGAEHNENPDPRVDIALDVVDGDYAEIRVADNGPGLDEETHALVTGQQEPTQLSHLDGLGLWLARWAVADAGGSLEFDSDSGLTVRIRLPITDTVDVGDKELLTQQVK; this is encoded by the coding sequence ATGACGAACGAAGAGGGACGAGCACGTGCTGGGCTCGTGTTGGTGGCGGTCGGGCTGGTACTGCTCGCCGTCTCGGCGTACAACACCTACGAGAACGTCGCCATCAGGGGCGATCCGATGTTGCCGGCCGCGGCGGAACTCGTCGTGCCGCTCGTCGCCGAGCTAGCGCTCATCGGCTGTGGCCTGTGGGTGTACAGACGGCCGGGGCTGCGACCCTACCAGCGGGAGATTCTGACGTGGACCGGCGTCTCGGCGCTGGGCGTCGTCGTAGTCATCGGCTGGCAGGTGTTTCTCCAGCAGTTTCTCACCGGCTTCCAGCCGATCTACATTCTCCCGAGCGTGCTCGCAATCGCGGCCGCCATCGGCGCTGCGGCTGGGGTCTACGCTAGCCTTCAAGCAGGCCGGCGCGCCGAACTCAACGAGATGCGCAACCAGTTCCGGACGCTGTTCGACAACGTCCCCGACCCTGTCGTCGGGGTGAGCGACGACGAGAAGCTCACCGTCCAGCTGGTGAACCCGGCCTTCGAGGAGGTGCTCGGTATGCCCGAGACCCGTATCGTTGACACCAATCTGGCCGAGCACATCGTCGACCGCGACACGACCTCCGCACGATTCCCGCGCCAGACCCCGACCGAGGAGGCGTGGGTCGCGGAGGACATCCTCGTAGAACTCAACGGGCGGCGACGGCGACTCGCTAGACTGGAGGCCCCGTTCGATGGGGCCGATTCCCCCGCACAGACCGGCTACGTGTTGTACGTGGACGTGACCGACGAGCGGATGCGCACCGAACGGCTCCGGGTGCTCACCAGAATCCTCAGACACAACATCCGCAACAAGATGACCGTCATCAACGGGATGGCCGGCTCACTCGGTGAGGATATCGCCAGCGCGAAGCGACAAGAGCAGCTCGACCGGCTGACACAGGCGAGCCGCGAGCTGACTGAACTCGCCGAGCAGGCACGCAACATTGACGAACTGGTCACGGAAGCCGAGGAACGACCCGTCGACCTCGCCGAGACGCTGCGAAAGGTGGTCGACGGACTCCGCGAACAACACCCGGAGGTGACCTTCTCGCTGGACGAACTCACCCCGGCCACCGTAACGGCGACGGCCGCACTCCCGGCAGGTATCGAGGCCATCGTCCAGAATGGCGCAGAACACAACGAGAATCCCGACCCGCGCGTCGATATCGCGCTCGACGTGGTGGACGGCGACTACGCCGAGATTCGGGTTGCGGACAACGGGCCCGGCCTGGACGAGGAAACCCACGCTCTGGTAACTGGGCAACAGGAGCCGACGCAACTCTCCCATCTCGACGGCCTCGGCTTGTGGCTGGCGCGGTGGGCTGTCGCCGACGCCGGCGGGAGTCTGGAGTTCGACAGCGACAGCGGGCTGACCGTCAGGATTCGACTCCCGATAACCGATACCGTCGACGTTGGGGACAAAGAGTTGCTGACCCAACAGGTTAAGTAG
- a CDS encoding TIGR00266 family protein, translating to MEYEFTHQPSFTQLTVTLDAGESVVAEPGAMVGHSSSVTMETGTSRDGLLSSAKSLLGGESAFANEFTASDGPGTVRLAPPSPGDVMAQELHDETLYTVDGAFLAATGDIDIDSELGGLKSMLGEASLTPLALKGTGTAFVDAYGGLAKLELDAGESYVLDNEHLIAWDDDIEYSVERVGGLKSTLLSGEGLVFEFTGPGTAWYQTRDLDALVSVLAPRLPSQQE from the coding sequence ATGGAGTACGAGTTTACACACCAACCGTCGTTTACGCAGTTGACAGTCACGCTGGACGCGGGCGAGTCGGTCGTCGCCGAGCCGGGGGCGATGGTCGGTCACTCCTCTAGCGTCACGATGGAGACGGGAACGAGCCGCGATGGACTGCTCAGTTCGGCGAAGTCGCTTCTGGGAGGCGAATCGGCGTTCGCCAACGAGTTCACCGCGAGCGACGGCCCGGGGACGGTGCGGCTCGCCCCGCCGTCGCCGGGAGATGTGATGGCCCAAGAGCTACACGACGAGACGTTGTACACTGTCGACGGGGCCTTCCTCGCGGCGACCGGCGATATCGATATCGACTCTGAACTCGGCGGGCTGAAGTCGATGCTCGGCGAGGCGAGTCTCACCCCGCTGGCGCTGAAGGGGACGGGCACGGCCTTCGTCGACGCCTACGGCGGGCTGGCGAAACTCGAACTCGACGCCGGAGAATCGTACGTCCTCGACAACGAGCATCTCATCGCGTGGGACGACGACATCGAGTACTCCGTCGAGCGGGTCGGCGGGCTGAAATCCACGCTGTTGAGCGGCGAAGGACTGGTGTTCGAGTTCACCGGCCCGGGAACCGCGTGGTATCAGACCCGGGACCTCGACGCGCTGGTGTCGGTGCTCGCGCCCCGGCTGCCGAGCCAACAGGAGTAA
- a CDS encoding serine hydrolase domain-containing protein, whose protein sequence is MKQPSVSRRRVLAGAGACAVAASGSSVASGAASPPQSGPQPELETRVDELVAASLEEYDVPGATVAVVSGRGAPLTKGYGRANRERDTPVDSTTTFRVGSVSKPVVATALMNRVEHGELDPTTPVSVYLDAPIRGHPGKPPTLEQLITHRGGFESTNRGLWIPESAPLKSLAAYLREEPHHQVREPGTVGSYSNFGYALAGQLLAATSDKAFAGAIADELLQPAGMTRSSFRQPLPDAVAEAHATGYGSSGSYAQASFPRVGLRPAGSLSTTAEDMARFLQLHLRDGVLDGEQVLEPGTVAAMHEQWATHDEQLDGMAFGFIEDEHGDTRTLWHNGATLSFYSELVIVPEHDFGVFVAFNTDSARNAATDIIDGLLDWALPEQTESTRTPDGTPTRAEELTGTYRSLQQSHTWHDALTSTLNAPTVEIHVADDGALVTDAGGTTSRWIEIAPLVFERTDGSRRLAFGERDGDIEYLYRGGSPTAFARIRTLDRLWLHGLFVLATVIGMLSTSLRWSETTLYQLLRDGDGAVSRRLYTALDDRTTRARLVARTAVTLLTGGLTLAFVHLSVNPLAVLSAPPFSFRVLFVGTVAGLVGTLASVGYAVDELRHDRWERGERVYYGLTTAALAGFCLFLWRWNLLFPPA, encoded by the coding sequence GTGAAACAGCCGTCAGTCTCCCGGCGGCGCGTCCTCGCCGGGGCAGGGGCGTGTGCTGTTGCAGCCAGCGGCTCGTCGGTAGCGAGTGGCGCGGCCTCACCCCCACAGTCAGGACCACAGCCCGAGCTTGAGACGCGCGTCGATGAGCTAGTCGCCGCAAGTCTGGAGGAGTACGACGTTCCGGGTGCGACCGTCGCCGTGGTGTCGGGCCGCGGTGCCCCGCTTACGAAGGGGTACGGTCGGGCAAATCGCGAGCGTGACACGCCGGTGGATTCGACGACGACCTTCCGGGTCGGCTCCGTATCGAAGCCGGTGGTCGCGACGGCACTGATGAACCGTGTCGAGCACGGGGAACTCGACCCAACGACGCCTGTCTCGGTCTATCTCGACGCGCCGATTCGCGGGCATCCGGGCAAACCGCCTACGCTCGAACAGCTCATCACCCACCGTGGTGGGTTCGAATCGACGAACCGCGGACTCTGGATTCCGGAGTCGGCACCGCTCAAGTCGCTGGCGGCGTACCTGCGAGAAGAGCCACACCATCAGGTTCGGGAGCCGGGGACCGTCGGCTCGTACTCGAACTTCGGCTACGCGCTTGCCGGCCAACTGCTCGCTGCGACAAGCGACAAAGCGTTCGCCGGCGCAATCGCCGACGAGCTGCTGCAGCCGGCGGGGATGACGCGAAGCAGCTTCCGGCAGCCGCTGCCGGACGCCGTCGCGGAAGCGCACGCCACCGGCTACGGCTCCAGTGGTAGCTACGCGCAAGCCTCGTTCCCGCGTGTCGGACTGCGACCGGCGGGGTCGCTGTCGACGACGGCGGAGGATATGGCGCGGTTTCTCCAGCTTCATCTCCGAGACGGTGTTCTCGACGGCGAGCAGGTGCTCGAACCCGGCACCGTCGCCGCGATGCACGAACAGTGGGCGACACACGACGAGCAGCTCGACGGGATGGCATTCGGGTTCATCGAGGACGAACACGGCGACACGAGAACGCTGTGGCACAACGGGGCGACACTGTCGTTCTACAGCGAGCTGGTCATCGTTCCGGAGCACGATTTCGGCGTGTTCGTCGCATTCAACACCGACTCCGCGAGGAACGCGGCGACGGATATCATCGACGGACTACTCGACTGGGCGCTGCCCGAGCAGACGGAATCGACGCGCACTCCCGACGGGACTCCGACCCGTGCCGAGGAGCTGACGGGAACATACCGGTCGCTCCAGCAGTCACACACGTGGCACGACGCCCTCACCTCGACGCTGAACGCGCCGACGGTAGAGATTCACGTCGCCGACGACGGCGCGCTCGTCACTGACGCGGGGGGAACGACGAGCCGGTGGATCGAGATTGCGCCGCTGGTCTTCGAGCGAACGGACGGGAGCCGTCGTCTCGCCTTCGGAGAGCGTGACGGCGATATCGAGTATCTGTATCGGGGCGGGAGTCCAACCGCGTTTGCGCGCATCCGCACCCTCGACCGGCTGTGGCTCCACGGACTGTTCGTCCTCGCCACGGTAATCGGGATGCTTTCGACCTCTCTGCGGTGGTCAGAGACGACCCTGTATCAGCTCCTCCGAGATGGTGACGGAGCAGTGAGCAGACGGTTGTACACGGCGCTCGATGACCGGACGACACGGGCGCGGCTGGTCGCCAGAACCGCCGTGACGCTGTTGACGGGGGGACTCACGCTGGCGTTCGTCCATCTATCGGTGAACCCGTTGGCCGTACTCTCTGCGCCGCCGTTCAGCTTCCGCGTGCTGTTCGTCGGGACGGTTGCTGGGCTCGTCGGAACGCTCGCGAGCGTCGGCTACGCGGTCGACGAACTCCGGCACGACAGGTGGGAGCGTGGCGAGCGTGTCTACTACGGCCTCACGACAGCGGCCCTCGCGGGCTTTTGTTTGTTCCTGTGGCGGTGGAATCTGCTGTTCCCGCCGGCGTGA
- the cysE gene encoding serine O-acetyltransferase, producing the protein MFNRVRDDIRTALATDPAATSVPEALLYPGLYAVWLHVLLVHPLWTRGWRFTARLLSQLGRGLTGIEIHPGATVGERVFIDHGMGVVIGETAEVGDDVNMYHGVTLGGRSSERVKRHPTVEDDVTLGANATLIGDITIGEGATVGAGAVVVDDVPAGATVVGNPAREV; encoded by the coding sequence ATGTTCAACCGAGTTCGCGACGATATCCGGACCGCGCTCGCGACCGACCCCGCCGCCACGTCGGTCCCCGAGGCACTGCTGTATCCGGGGCTGTACGCCGTCTGGCTCCACGTCTTGCTCGTTCACCCGCTGTGGACGCGGGGGTGGCGGTTCACTGCGCGACTGCTCTCGCAGCTCGGTCGGGGACTCACCGGCATCGAGATTCACCCCGGCGCGACCGTCGGCGAGCGCGTCTTCATCGACCACGGGATGGGCGTCGTCATCGGCGAGACGGCCGAGGTCGGCGACGACGTGAACATGTACCACGGCGTCACGCTCGGCGGGCGGTCCAGCGAGCGCGTGAAGCGACACCCGACCGTCGAGGACGACGTGACGCTCGGGGCGAACGCGACGCTCATCGGCGATATCACGATTGGAGAGGGTGCGACCGTCGGTGCTGGCGCGGTCGTCGTCGACGACGTTCCTGCGGGCGCGACGGTCGTCGGGAACCCGGCCCGGGAGGTCTAA
- a CDS encoding DNA-3-methyladenine glycosylase family protein gives MADDPYDVLARDPELAPLVEHHGPLDVTPAADPFARLIVSVCNQQLSTDSAAAIEQRLFDRFEVTPEAILAADSDALREVGLSGQKVEYVENIARAFAEGDLSVAQLRETADDGVRDRLTEIRGVGPWTADMFLIFVLAREDVFPVGDLGIRKGMAELYGYDTDDRAGMRAHAERWQPYRSYASRYLWRAVD, from the coding sequence GTGGCCGACGACCCGTACGACGTGCTCGCGCGCGACCCCGAACTCGCGCCGCTGGTCGAGCACCACGGCCCACTCGACGTGACCCCCGCCGCGGACCCGTTCGCACGGCTCATCGTCTCGGTGTGCAACCAGCAGCTCTCGACCGACTCGGCGGCCGCTATCGAACAGCGGCTCTTCGACCGGTTCGAAGTGACCCCGGAGGCGATACTCGCTGCCGACTCGGACGCGCTCCGCGAGGTCGGTCTCTCGGGCCAGAAGGTCGAGTACGTCGAGAACATCGCCCGCGCGTTCGCCGAGGGCGACCTCTCCGTGGCGCAGTTGCGCGAGACGGCCGACGACGGCGTGCGCGACCGACTCACCGAGATTCGCGGCGTCGGTCCGTGGACCGCGGACATGTTTCTCATCTTCGTGCTCGCTCGCGAGGACGTGTTTCCGGTCGGGGACCTCGGCATCCGAAAGGGGATGGCCGAACTGTACGGCTACGACACGGACGACCGCGCCGGAATGCGTGCCCACGCCGAGCGCTGGCAGCCGTACCGGTCGTACGCGAGCCGGTATCTCTGGCGCGCCGTCGATTAG